In the Ornithodoros turicata isolate Travis unplaced genomic scaffold, ASM3712646v1 ctg00001370.1, whole genome shotgun sequence genome, one interval contains:
- the LOC135376914 gene encoding uncharacterized protein LOC135376914, whose translation MEVHGLKNCLAYLEAHDMVVDTIVTDRHTAIKSVLRELCPHIKHRFDVWHVAKGIKKKLVSLSRSTKHHVVKFWIESLIRHIYWCPKYSGESGDLCLAKWVSAVNHIVDVHEHDNPLYPVCYHGPVSEPREWLKEDSETYAKVKDILTAPALLRDVPMLSAKQQTYGLESYHSVLNHFVPKSYSFSDDGMVARY comes from the exons ATGGAGGTACATGGTCTAAAGAACTGCCTTGCCTACCTTGAAGCACATGACATGGTTGTGGACACCATAGTGACTGACCGCCACACTGCAATAAAGTCTGTGTTAAGGGAATTGTGTCCACACATCAAACACCGTTTTGACGTGTGGCACGTTGCGAAAG GGATCAAGAAAAAGCTTGTGTCTCTCAGCCGCTCCACAAAGCACCACGTTGTGAAGTTCTGGATAGAGAGCCTTATCCGACACATATACTGGTGTCCAAAGTACAGTGGGGAAAGTGGTGACCTTTGTCTGGCGAAGTGGGTATCGGCAGTGAACCACATTGTCGATGTCCATGAGCATGACAACCCACTGTACCCAGTTTGTTATCATGGCCCAGTTTCAGAACCACGAGAATGGCTCAAAGAAG ATAGTGAGACGTACGCAAAGGTCAAGGACATCTTGACAGCACCCGCACTGCTCAGGGATGTCCCTATGCTTTCTGCAAAACAACAGACATATGGCCTGGAGTCATACCACAGTGTCCTGAACCACTTTGTTCCGAAATCCTATTCGTTTTCTGATGATGGGATGGTGGCCAGGTATTAA
- the LOC135376910 gene encoding P2X purinoceptor 7-like, protein MSDVESESFSSSLLDEFSEDSSDDVVSDDDPYSTDPLPLHPPINRDAVVREVTQNDDFRCLCGVCSPEQPDEYLCCTSVSQVAALCDSAGVQCITEHRLFHDFCLRREMLAVNARQYCRYDYRLRLLDPTDNRCLRFTAYSIFASWVWGYLGPRNRRQIPGCAVRAIRREHPSPSYQGYLS, encoded by the exons ATGTCGGACGTCGAAAGCGAAAGTTTTTCCTCGTCGCTGCTGGATGAATTCAGTGAGGACAGCTCGGACGACGTGGTGTCAGACGATGATCCGTATTCAACGGACCCACTTCCGCTTCATCCTCCGATCAACAGGGATGCAGTTGTTCGCGAAGTCACGCAAAACGATGACTTTCG GTGTCTGTGCGGCGTCTGCAGTCCGGAGCAACCAGACGAATACTTGTGCTGCACCTCAGTGAGCCAGGTTGCAGCTCTGTGTGACAGTGCTGGCGTGCAGTGCATCACCGAGCACCGTCTGTTCCACGACTTCTGTCTGCGGAGGGAAATGCTGGCGGTGAATGCACGCCAGTACTGCCGCTACGACTATCGGCTGCGGCTGTTGGATCCGACAGACAACAG GTGTCTGAGGTTCACAGCCTACTCTATATTTGCCAGTTGGGTCTGGGGCTACCTCGGACCTAGAAATAGGCGACAAATTCCAGGCTGCGCTGTGCGAGCGATTCGAAGAGAGCACCCGTCGCCTTCATACCAAGGGTATCTTTCTTAA